The stretch of DNA CGATCAGTGCCAGTATCGGTGAAAATGACGTCGGCTTAAAAAGCCGGATAATAAAGTTATCACTCTGGATACCTGTAAGACTTAAGATCCATGAGGTTACGGTAGTACCGATATTGGCACCCATGATGATTCCCACAACCTGGGACAGCTTCATGATTCCCGAGTTTACAAAACCAACGACCATAACGGTAGTTGCCGAGGATGACTGGATCACTGCAGTCACACCCATTCCAAGAAGAACGGCTCTGATGGGATTGGAGGTAAGTGTCTCCAGGATCCGCTCAAGCTTTCCGCCTGCAACCTTCGCAAGCCCGTCTCCCATTAAGTTCATTCCATAAAGGAAAATAGCAAGGCCGCCAAGCAATGCCAGTACGCTGAAAAAGTCCATAATACTCTCCTTCACTTTCTCTTTTTGATATGTTTGATTTCCTTTTTTCTCATTTCAACGATTTTCATAATAGCGGCCTATTGTAAAATTTTCCCCACTGGAATGTAAAATCTGTGTAAAAAAATAAAACAGAGGATCCTGCTACGGGAAACAGATTTCCCGTCAGAATCTCTCTGTCCTATATATCGTTCAGAATCCGCGGATCTCCTCATCCTCAGATCCGGTCTTGTCGATGGATTTTATTACAAGGTAATAGCTGTAATCATCATTGACCTTTACTTCCACCCGGTCTCCTACACGATGACCGCGCAGTGCCTTGCCGATAGGCGATTCAATACTGATACGGTTTTCCATGGAATTTCCGCGGATGGAAGTAACCAGCTTGTACTTCTCCACCTCATTATCTTCTTCAAAAAGAACTTCCACGATATCGTCCATTCCCACTTCGTCAGATCTGGAAGCATCGGATACAATGGATGCCGTCTTCAGCATCCTCTCCAGATAACGGATGCGGCTCTCGTTCTGATTCTTATGCTTCTTGGCTGCATAATACTCAAAGTTCTCGCTTAAGTCTCCCTGGGCACGTGCCTCCTTGACCGCCTCAATGGCTTCCTTACGTACTACCAGTTTACGGTGTTCGATCTCCTGCTCTATTTTTTCAACATCCTTGCGGGTAAGCTGTTCTCTCATTTCTCTGGCATCTCCTTTTCTTTATAACATTCAGACTGATCCTGGATCTGTTCTCCACTTCCTGTGAAGCTTCTGTCACAGATACAGGATTTCTGGAAGGTTACCGGAAATACCATAGCAGATACGCTCTGCTTTGTCAAACAGCGCATACCTGTTCTTCGGCTTCCTCCTGCTGGTGTACTCGCTGTTCAATATAATCTGCCATATGTTCTTTGGGGATATCCAGTAACATGGAAAATTCAGAATAGAGATGATCCTCTGCAAGCTTCAGATACCGCTCGTCTGTAGCGGTTGTTTTTTTGCCATGAGATAATCTGGCCTGTTTTCTGACGTAGATCGTCTTGATGATCCGAAGAAGATCTCTGCATTCACAGGTACGGATGCATTTCTTGTAGCTATCCTCCCGGAATTTCTCATTCTCAATACTCAGTGTCTCAATGGATGGGATCTCATCGATAAGCCTCTCCGCTTCTTCCCTCGTAATGATTCCGCGAAGCACCTGCTTTCCACCTTTCACCGGTGTAAATATCTTCCCATCTGTCTCTCCTCCGGGTCTCAGTACATAATAAAGCTTCTCGCCGGAGGAACCATCCACCCTCATTGTGGTAACTCCTGTTACCTGGCAGATGCCGGTACGACCATACACAACATATTCGCCTGTTTCAAACATTTTTCCACTTCCTTTCATTTTTTTACTTTTCTTTTGTTATCCTGGCGCTTATTGTGCTCTAATGAAAGCTCCCTGCCAGGTTATATATCCAGACAAGGAGCTTCTCACTGAGGATTCTATCCTTATTTTACTACTTTTCCCATTTATTTGCAAAAGAATTCAAAAAGTTTTTTTATTTTTGTGAAATATGCCCACAATGAGGGCATATATTTTTTGTTATAATTCTTCTTTTTTCTTTCTTCCCAGACGGATGTCTTCCATATGAGATTTCAGTTCCGGTGTCATACTGTCAAAGAGATAGGTTTTGCTGTTGTCCCTGCGCTCCTGCCATTCTTCTCTCATCTGCTGTTTTGCGGAAGCGATCTCATCTTTGAATCCGCGCGCTGAGATCCTGGCGGCTCCCTGTCCCATAATGATGATCTGCTCCAGTCCGTCTGATGTGGCAACTGTCACGTTATGCTTCCGTCCGATTTTATGGACAGTGCGTTCAATATACTGGTCTGCTGTTTCCGCTTCTTTTGTATAGACAACATGAATGTTATGATACTGGAAGGTTTCCTCCGGATGGCCCTCCACACGGTAGGCATCAAATACCAGGATCAGGATACATCCCTTGATTCCCTGATAATCGCTTAAGATGTCCATTAACCTGGACTGTGCCGCATGAAAGTCTGCCTGTGCCAGATCTCTTAAATCCTCCCAGGCAAATATGATATTGCAGCCGTCCACCAGCAGATAGTCCTCTCTGTGGATGGCCGGACTGCTATTTCTCCAAGCGCCGTGACCGGTTTTTGCCGTAAGGCCGGAATCTGCTGCACCTTTGTCTCCCTTTCCGGAAAAGCTGCTTCCGCTTTCCGGATTTCCGAAGCTTCGGCTGTTACTGCCGTATTTCTTTGAGCTCACCGGACCAAAAGTTTTCTCAAAGATTGCCTTCAGTTCTTTTTCCTCTTCGTAGCTTCCATACATGGATGTATATTTTCCACGGCCGGCATTGGCTGCTCTGTGATCAGGACTGTTTTTGGCTGTTCCCTGACCTGCACGCACTCCTGCAGAGCTGTTGTCGGAATCCTCATAGGCATCATTACTGTCCGGAAGCTGAGTTCCTTCCAGATGCATATATTCTTCTACCTCATACCAGGGAACCACGAAGCCTGCTCCATGGGCACAGAATACAGAACCTGTAGGATTCTCAAGATCTCTCTCGGAATCATATCCGATCTCCTCTGCGATCTGCTCCTGATCCTGGCAGGGTTCATAGCCCTTCAGAGTACAGGTCAGATGACCTCTGCCTCTTGTGTAGGAAACTACCTGACTCTGATAATCCCTCATTTTTGCCACCGGCGCACTTCCTGTGATCACCGATAGCTCTCCCTGGGTTTCCGGCCCCTGAAAGGTTCCCTGCATCCTCTGGATATCCGTCATGGCACGTCCTACATTTTCTGCCGGAACCTCAAGTCGGAAGCTGTAATAGGGTTCCAGAAGAAGCGTCTCCGCTTTCTTGAGGCCCTGGCGCACAGCACGGTAGGTCGCCTGCCGGAAATCTCCACCTTCCGTATGCTTCTGATGTGCCCGCCCGGTGAGAAGTGTGATCTGCATATCGGTGATGGGTGATCCGGTAAGGACTCCCAGATGCTCTTTTTCCTCCAGATGTGTCAGGATCAGCCGCTGCCAGTTCCGATCCAGCTGATCTTCATTTGCCGCAGTAAAAAACTGAAGTCCGCTTCCTCTCTCTCCCGGTTCCAGAAGAAGATGCACCTCTGCATAATGACGAAGCGGTTCAAAATGTCCCACGCCTTCCACCGGTGCGACAATGGTTTCTTTGTATACGATATTACCGGTCCCAAATTCTACTGCCACATGAAAACGCTCCCAGATCAGATGCTTCAGGATCTCGATCTGTACCTCGCCCATCAGCATGGCGTGGATCTCTCCCAGCTGCTCATCCCACATGATATGAAGCTGCGGTTCTTCCTCCTCCAGCTCCTTCAGGCTTTTCAGCATCCTGTGAGCGTCACAGCCCTCCGGAAGGATGATCTGATAATTCAGTACCGGTTCCAGCACCGGCATGGCAGAATCCGCCTCAATGCCAAGTCCCTCTCCAGGATATGTTTCGGTAAGACCTGTAACTGCACAGACGGTTCCTGCCTCTGCCTCTTTGAGCATTTCAAATTTTGCACCGGAATAGATACGGATCTGATCTGCCTTTTCCTCCCAGATCTCCTCTGCCGGAATACCATTTCTTCCTGCATTGGTCAGCGTCTCCTTAACCTTCAGGCTGCCGCCGGTGATCTTCATATAAGTGAGACGGCTTCCCTGCTCATCTCTGGCGATCTTAAAGATCCTGGCTCCGAATTCTGCGGGATAGGACGGTACTGCCATGTAGGTCTCCATTCCATGGATAAAAGCATCTACGCCTTCCATCTTCAGGGCAGATCCAAAAAAGCATGGAAAAAGCTTTCGCTCCAGGATCAGCTCTGCCACATCCTTTTTTGCGATCGTTCCTGTTTCCAGGAAGCTTTCCAGAAGGTTCTCCTCACACATGGCGATATTTTCCAGAAAATCATCCGTACCATTTATTTTATCAGAAGCACCCTGCGTTCCGGATATATTCTCTTTTTCTGCTTCACTGGCGTTGTCTTTCAGCTGCATTCCTTCAGCTGACGGAGATTTCCCGGAGTTATCCACAGGATTCTCCTTTTTCCCTGCTGCTTCTGCACCGGAGCATTCCAGTTCTCCACTAAAATCCACACAGCATCCGCTTAATTTCTTCTTCAGCTCCTCAAGAAGTCTTTCCCTGTCCGTTCCTTCCTGGTCCATTTTATTTACAAAAAGAAATGTTGGGATCTTATACTGTGTCAGCAGTCTCCACAATGTCTGTGTATGCCCTTGCACACCATCTGCTCCGTTGATCACCAGGATCGCATAATCCAGCACCTGCAGGGTACGCTCCATCTCAGCAGAAAAATCCACATGCCCCGGCGTATCCAGAAGTGTCACTTCCATATCCCCCATGGAAAAAACTGCCTGCTTTGAAAAAATGGTGATTCCTCTCTCCCTCTCAAGCTCATAGGTATCCAGATACGCATCCTTGTGATCGACTCTTCCGATTTTTCGGATCCTTCCGCATTTAAAAAGCAGGCCTTCCGATAATGTCGTCTTTCCTGCATCCACATGGGCAAGCACGCCCAGGCTTATATGTCTGTGTTTTATATTCTGAGGTTTTTCTCCCATTGAAAATACCCCTTTCTGTTGTAATGATATCCAATATCATAACATAGAAAGGGGTATAAGTCGAATTTTGTTTCGGTCTGTGATTCAGGAATCCAGGTAGGCTTTCAGCTTCTCCAAATCCTTTTTCATATCTGCTCTTCCTGTCTGGTAGATCCGCTCCAGATTGCTCTCATCACGCTCGATCATCGCCGCCTGGATGGGACTGCTCGGACGGATGATGTGGATACGCCCCTCTTTTTCCAGAGAAGCCAGTTCCTCCAGTGTTTCATTATAATGGATATGCCGTTCCTCCAGATCCTTCAGAAAAGCCGGATATTTATGTAATACTGCTTTCAGAAAAAGCTGCATCTTCGGGTTTGCTTTTTTTCGGTACTTCACATCTCTGGTAAGCACCACTACGTTTTTTTCGTATCCCCGGGAAAGCATCCATTTAACCGGGATCGGATCAGACACACCACCGTCCAGAAGTCTCTTCCCCCCAAGCATCACCGGCCGGGAGGCTACCGGAATCGATGCAGATGCACGCATCCATTCAATATCCTCCACATCTCCGTTGGGACATTCATGATACACCGGTTTTCCTGTATCCAGGTCCGTACACACCACTGTAAATTTCATGGGATTTTCCGCGTAGGTCTGACGGTCAAAAATATCCAGTTTCCAAGGCAGTTCATAATATCCGAATTCCCGGCTGTATACATCTCCTGTGGTGATCCAGTTCCGGATGCTTGCAAGTCTTTTATCCTTGCAGTACTTTTTGTTATAGCGAAGAACTCTTCCGATCTGCCTGGATTTATAATTGCATCCAAAAACAGCTCCAGCCGATACGCCCACTGCACTGTCTGCGTAAATCTCATTTTC from Blautia sp. SC05B48 encodes:
- the greA gene encoding transcription elongation factor GreA translates to MREQLTRKDVEKIEQEIEHRKLVVRKEAIEAVKEARAQGDLSENFEYYAAKKHKNQNESRIRYLERMLKTASIVSDASRSDEVGMDDIVEVLFEEDNEVEKYKLVTSIRGNSMENRISIESPIGKALRGHRVGDRVEVKVNDDYSYYLVIKSIDKTGSEDEEIRGF
- a CDS encoding CarD family transcriptional regulator → MFETGEYVVYGRTGICQVTGVTTMRVDGSSGEKLYYVLRPGGETDGKIFTPVKGGKQVLRGIITREEAERLIDEIPSIETLSIENEKFREDSYKKCIRTCECRDLLRIIKTIYVRKQARLSHGKKTTATDERYLKLAEDHLYSEFSMLLDIPKEHMADYIEQRVHQQEEAEEQVCAV
- a CDS encoding translation factor GTPase family protein; translation: MGEKPQNIKHRHISLGVLAHVDAGKTTLSEGLLFKCGRIRKIGRVDHKDAYLDTYELERERGITIFSKQAVFSMGDMEVTLLDTPGHVDFSAEMERTLQVLDYAILVINGADGVQGHTQTLWRLLTQYKIPTFLFVNKMDQEGTDRERLLEELKKKLSGCCVDFSGELECSGAEAAGKKENPVDNSGKSPSAEGMQLKDNASEAEKENISGTQGASDKINGTDDFLENIAMCEENLLESFLETGTIAKKDVAELILERKLFPCFFGSALKMEGVDAFIHGMETYMAVPSYPAEFGARIFKIARDEQGSRLTYMKITGGSLKVKETLTNAGRNGIPAEEIWEEKADQIRIYSGAKFEMLKEAEAGTVCAVTGLTETYPGEGLGIEADSAMPVLEPVLNYQIILPEGCDAHRMLKSLKELEEEEPQLHIMWDEQLGEIHAMLMGEVQIEILKHLIWERFHVAVEFGTGNIVYKETIVAPVEGVGHFEPLRHYAEVHLLLEPGERGSGLQFFTAANEDQLDRNWQRLILTHLEEKEHLGVLTGSPITDMQITLLTGRAHQKHTEGGDFRQATYRAVRQGLKKAETLLLEPYYSFRLEVPAENVGRAMTDIQRMQGTFQGPETQGELSVITGSAPVAKMRDYQSQVVSYTRGRGHLTCTLKGYEPCQDQEQIAEEIGYDSERDLENPTGSVFCAHGAGFVVPWYEVEEYMHLEGTQLPDSNDAYEDSDNSSAGVRAGQGTAKNSPDHRAANAGRGKYTSMYGSYEEEKELKAIFEKTFGPVSSKKYGSNSRSFGNPESGSSFSGKGDKGAADSGLTAKTGHGAWRNSSPAIHREDYLLVDGCNIIFAWEDLRDLAQADFHAAQSRLMDILSDYQGIKGCILILVFDAYRVEGHPEETFQYHNIHVVYTKEAETADQYIERTVHKIGRKHNVTVATSDGLEQIIIMGQGAARISARGFKDEIASAKQQMREEWQERRDNSKTYLFDSMTPELKSHMEDIRLGRKKKEEL
- a CDS encoding patatin-like phospholipase family protein produces the protein MEETQLKKFSIVMEGGGMRGLYTAGVIDVLMENEIYADSAVGVSAGAVFGCNYKSRQIGRVLRYNKKYCKDKRLASIRNWITTGDVYSREFGYYELPWKLDIFDRQTYAENPMKFTVVCTDLDTGKPVYHECPNGDVEDIEWMRASASIPVASRPVMLGGKRLLDGGVSDPIPVKWMLSRGYEKNVVVLTRDVKYRKKANPKMQLFLKAVLHKYPAFLKDLEERHIHYNETLEELASLEKEGRIHIIRPSSPIQAAMIERDESNLERIYQTGRADMKKDLEKLKAYLDS